From a single Silene latifolia isolate original U9 population chromosome 6, ASM4854445v1, whole genome shotgun sequence genomic region:
- the LOC141585834 gene encoding protein PARTING DANCERS homolog isoform X2, whose protein sequence is MESGSGGVCMISSKWKQEQHPSFVSFISSFLSANSFRLNVVPITPDFIFNCGGMSVAFLFVTSWDCNNTSQMYNRVHKVKEQFAHLYVVVMLPTREQNDSFVQSYIKSGFDIGRPTFVPVLDLEMGFEKLVKIAHARGVCKQHDIITRMKEEKQSVQRMDVFLKVITSITGIDNHDANSLNQAIGSIEAIAKASKEYIVENTDLSAGKAETIWRFFRDPKLYLSPKIK, encoded by the exons ATGGAATCAG GTAGTGGTGGCGTATGCATGATAAGTAGCAAGTGGAAACAGGAGCAGCACCCATCCTTCGTCAGTTTCATCTCGAGTTTCCTCAGTGCTAACTCTTTCCGGCTGAATGTTGTCCCTATTACACCT gatTTCATATTCAATTGCGGAGGTATGTCAGTGGCATTCTTATTTGTGACCTCTTGGGACTGCAACAACACCTCACAGATGTACAACAG GGTACACAAGGTAAAGGAACAATTTGCACATCTCTATGTGGTTGTCATGCTCCCAACCAGAGAGCAGAATGACTCCTTTGTGCAGTCTTATATCAA GAGTGGCTTTGACATTGGGAGGCCGACTTTTGTACCAGTTCTAGACTTGGAGATGGGATTTGAGAAGCTTGTGAAAATTGCTCATGCTCGTGGTG TATGTAAGCAGCATGATATCATAACAAGGATGAAGGAAGAG AAGCAATCTGTGCAACGGATGGACGTTTTCCTCAAGGTGATCACATCTATAACTGGTATAGACAACCATGATGCAAACTCG CTCAATCAAGCTATCGGATCAATTGAAGCAATAGCCAAAGCATCAAAGGAATATATTGTGGAGAACACCGACCTTTCAGCTGGCAAGGCAGAGACTATCTGGAGATTTTTCAGGGATCCGAAGTTGTATCTCAGTCCAAAAATCAAATGA
- the LOC141585834 gene encoding protein PARTING DANCERS homolog isoform X3, with protein sequence MESGSGGVCMISSKWKQEQHPSFVSFISSFLSANSFRLNVVPITPDFIFNCGGMSVAFLFVTSWDCNNTSQMYNRVHKVKEQFAHLYVVVMLPTREQNDSFVQSYIKSGFDIGRPTFVPVLDLEMGFEKLVKIAHARGVCKQHDIITRMKEEKKQSVQRMDVFLKLNQAIGSIEAIAKASKEYIVENTDLSAGKAETIWRFFRDPKLYLSPKIK encoded by the exons ATGGAATCAG GTAGTGGTGGCGTATGCATGATAAGTAGCAAGTGGAAACAGGAGCAGCACCCATCCTTCGTCAGTTTCATCTCGAGTTTCCTCAGTGCTAACTCTTTCCGGCTGAATGTTGTCCCTATTACACCT gatTTCATATTCAATTGCGGAGGTATGTCAGTGGCATTCTTATTTGTGACCTCTTGGGACTGCAACAACACCTCACAGATGTACAACAG GGTACACAAGGTAAAGGAACAATTTGCACATCTCTATGTGGTTGTCATGCTCCCAACCAGAGAGCAGAATGACTCCTTTGTGCAGTCTTATATCAA GAGTGGCTTTGACATTGGGAGGCCGACTTTTGTACCAGTTCTAGACTTGGAGATGGGATTTGAGAAGCTTGTGAAAATTGCTCATGCTCGTGGTG TATGTAAGCAGCATGATATCATAACAAGGATGAAGGAAGAG AAGAAGCAATCTGTGCAACGGATGGACGTTTTCCTCAAG CTCAATCAAGCTATCGGATCAATTGAAGCAATAGCCAAAGCATCAAAGGAATATATTGTGGAGAACACCGACCTTTCAGCTGGCAAGGCAGAGACTATCTGGAGATTTTTCAGGGATCCGAAGTTGTATCTCAGTCCAAAAATCAAATGA
- the LOC141585834 gene encoding protein PARTING DANCERS homolog isoform X1, translated as MESGSGGVCMISSKWKQEQHPSFVSFISSFLSANSFRLNVVPITPDFIFNCGGMSVAFLFVTSWDCNNTSQMYNRVHKVKEQFAHLYVVVMLPTREQNDSFVQSYIKSGFDIGRPTFVPVLDLEMGFEKLVKIAHARGVCKQHDIITRMKEEKKQSVQRMDVFLKVITSITGIDNHDANSLNQAIGSIEAIAKASKEYIVENTDLSAGKAETIWRFFRDPKLYLSPKIK; from the exons ATGGAATCAG GTAGTGGTGGCGTATGCATGATAAGTAGCAAGTGGAAACAGGAGCAGCACCCATCCTTCGTCAGTTTCATCTCGAGTTTCCTCAGTGCTAACTCTTTCCGGCTGAATGTTGTCCCTATTACACCT gatTTCATATTCAATTGCGGAGGTATGTCAGTGGCATTCTTATTTGTGACCTCTTGGGACTGCAACAACACCTCACAGATGTACAACAG GGTACACAAGGTAAAGGAACAATTTGCACATCTCTATGTGGTTGTCATGCTCCCAACCAGAGAGCAGAATGACTCCTTTGTGCAGTCTTATATCAA GAGTGGCTTTGACATTGGGAGGCCGACTTTTGTACCAGTTCTAGACTTGGAGATGGGATTTGAGAAGCTTGTGAAAATTGCTCATGCTCGTGGTG TATGTAAGCAGCATGATATCATAACAAGGATGAAGGAAGAG AAGAAGCAATCTGTGCAACGGATGGACGTTTTCCTCAAGGTGATCACATCTATAACTGGTATAGACAACCATGATGCAAACTCG CTCAATCAAGCTATCGGATCAATTGAAGCAATAGCCAAAGCATCAAAGGAATATATTGTGGAGAACACCGACCTTTCAGCTGGCAAGGCAGAGACTATCTGGAGATTTTTCAGGGATCCGAAGTTGTATCTCAGTCCAAAAATCAAATGA
- the LOC141585833 gene encoding putative glucan 1,3-beta-glucosidase A isoform X1, with product MSKITLLYSLVFGIFCLQSLIQGCLGEMVNRQLSENSNFKVKAVNLGGWLVTEGWIKPSLFDGIRNKDLLDGTQIQLKSRYIGKYVSAESGGGTILVANRTSASGWETFKLWRIDENTFNFRVFSNQFVGLQSNGVVAEATNPGHSETFQIIRKPDDTSRVRIQAPNGQFLQAKTQDLVTADYGGDGGWDDNNPSVFVMTILNGSLHGEYQVTNGYGPDKAPQVMMDHWNTFIVEDDFRFISENGLNAVRIPVGWWIASDPTPPKPFVGGSLAALDNAFIWAQKYGIKVIIDLHAAPGSQNGDEHSGSRDGSLEWGKTDQTIQQSVDAIEFLTARYAQNTQLYAVELINEPQSSGVALETLKDYYQAGYNAVRKHSSSAFVIMSNRLGGGVDPKELFRLASNLQLTVIDVHYYNLYSDMFNTMTPQQNIDYVNQNRSSDLSYITTSDGPLTFVGEWVAEWVARDATEGDLKNYANAQLQVYGGASFGWAYWTLKNVNNHWSLQWMIQNGYINLTN from the exons ATGTCTAAAATAACCTTGTTATATTCATTAGTTTTTGGCATTTTTTGCTTACAAAGCTTAATACAAGGGTGTTTAGGTGAAATGGTAAACCGTCAACTTAGTGAAAACTCAAATTTTAAAGTGAAAGCAGTTAATTTGGGAGGTTGGCTTGTTACTGAAGGATGGATTAAACCTTCTCTTTTCGATGGCATTCGTAACAAAGATTTGTTG GATGGAACACAAATACAGCTGAAGTCAAGGTACATAGGCAAGTATGTATCTGCTGAAAGTGGTGGAGGAACTATCTTAGTTGCCAACAGAACCTCTGCATCAGGTTGGGAAACCTTTAAG CTTTGGAGAATCGATGAGAACACATTCAATTTCCGCGTTTTCAGCAATCAGTTTGTAGGACTGCAGTCTAATGGAGTGGTAGCCGAGGCTACCAATCCTGGTCACTCCGAAACATTTCAGATTATAAGGAAACCTGACGATACTTCTCGTGTTCGAATTCAAGCTCCAAATGGTCAATTTCTCCAG GCAAAAACACAAGATTTGGTGACAGCAGATTATGGAGGCGATGGCGGTTGGGATGATAACAACCCATCTGTTTTTGTTATGACCATACTCAATGGAAGTCTACATGGAGAGTACCAAGTGACTAATGGTTATGGACCTGACAAAGCTCCACAAGTCATGATG GATCACTGGAACACGTTCATAGTAGAAGACGATTTCAGGTTCATATCAGAGAATGGACTAAACGCCGTTAGAATTCCTGTGGGATGGTGGATAGCCAGTGACCCAACACCACCTAAGCCTTTTGTAGGCGGATCTTTGGCAGCCCTCGATAATGCCTTCATTTGGGCACA AAAATACGGCATCAAGGTGATTATAGACCTGCACGCAGCTCCTGGGTCGCAGAATGGGGATGAACACAGTGGTAGTAGAGATGGGTCTCTTGAATGGGGGAAAACTGATCAAACTATACAGCAAAGTGTTGATGCTATTGAATTCTTGACTGCCAG GTATGCGCAAAATACTCAATTGTACGCAGTGGAGTTGATTAATGAGCCACAGTCTTCAGGAGTAGCTTTGGAGACCCTCAAAGACTATTATCAAGCAGGATATAATGCAGTACGCAAGCATTCATCAAGCGCCTTTGTGATAATGTCGAATCGCCTAGGAGGTGGCGTGGACCCAAAGGAGCTGTTTCGACTAGCCAGTAACTTACAGTTGACTGTTATAGATGTCCATTATTACAACCTCTACTCTGATATGTTTAACACCATGACTCCCCAACAAAACATCGACTACGTCAACCAAAACAGGTCATCAGATTTGAGCTACATCACTACCTCTGATGGGCCGCTCACTTTTGTCG GAGAATGGGTGGCGGAATGGGTGGCAAGAGATGCAACAGAGGGTGACCTGAAGAATTATGCTAATGCACAACTGCAAGTGTACGGTGGCGCATCATTTGGATGGGCTTACTGGACGCTGAAGAATGTCAACAACCACTGGAGTCTCCAATGGATGATTCAGAATGGATATATTAACCTCACCAACTAG
- the LOC141585833 gene encoding putative glucan 1,3-beta-glucosidase A isoform X2, with the protein MAKITLLSLVLGIFCLQSLIQGCLAARVNRQLSENSNFKVKAVNLGGWLVTEGWIKPSLFDDIPNKDLLDGTQVQLNSTYIGKYVSAENGGGTILVANRTSASGWETFKLWRIDENTFNFRVFSNQFVGLQSNGVVAEATNPGHSETFQIIRKPDDTSRVRIQAPNGQFLQAKTQDLVTADYGGDGGWDDNNPSVFVMTILNGSLHGEYQVTNGYGPDKAPQVMMDHWNTFIVEDDFRFISENGLNAVRIPVGWWIASDPTPPKPFVGGSLAALDNAFIWAQKYGIKVIIDLHAAPGSQNGDEHSGSRDGSLEWGKTDQTIQQSVDAIEFLTARYAQNTQLYAVELINEPQSSGVALETLKDYYQAGYNAVRKHSSSAFVIMSNRLGGGVDPKELFRLASNLQLTVIDVHYYNLYSDMFNTMTPQQNIDYVNQNRSSDLSYITTSDGPLTFVGEWVAEWVARDATEGDLKNYANAQLQVYGGASFGWAYWTLKNVNNHWSLQWMIQNGYINLTN; encoded by the exons ATGGCTAAAATAACATTGTTATCATTGGTTTTGGGCATTTTTTGCTTACAAAGTTTAATACAAGGGTGTTTAGCTGCAAGGGTAAACCGTCAGCTTAGTGAAAACTCGAACTTTAAAGTGAAAGCAGTTAATTTGGGAGGTTGGCTTGTTACTGAAGGATGGATTAAACCTTCTCTTTTTGATGACATTCCTAATAAGGATTTGCTG GATGGAACACAAGTACAGCTAAATTCTACGTATATAGGCAAGTATGTATCTGCTGAAAATGGAGGAGGAACTATCTTAGTTGCCAACAGAACCTCTGCATCAGGTTGGGAAACCTTTAAG CTTTGGAGAATCGATGAGAACACATTCAATTTCCGCGTTTTCAGCAATCAGTTTGTAGGACTGCAGTCTAATGGAGTGGTAGCCGAGGCTACCAATCCTGGTCACTCCGAAACATTTCAGATTATAAGGAAACCTGACGATACTTCTCGTGTTCGAATTCAAGCTCCAAATGGTCAATTTCTCCAG GCAAAAACACAAGATTTGGTGACAGCAGATTATGGAGGCGATGGCGGTTGGGATGATAACAACCCATCTGTTTTTGTTATGACCATACTCAATGGAAGTCTACATGGAGAGTACCAAGTGACTAATGGTTATGGACCTGACAAAGCTCCACAAGTCATGATG GATCACTGGAACACGTTCATAGTAGAAGACGATTTCAGGTTCATATCAGAGAATGGACTAAACGCCGTTAGAATTCCTGTGGGATGGTGGATAGCCAGTGACCCAACACCACCTAAGCCTTTTGTAGGCGGATCTTTGGCAGCCCTCGATAATGCCTTCATTTGGGCACA AAAATACGGCATCAAGGTGATTATAGACCTGCACGCAGCTCCTGGGTCGCAGAATGGGGATGAACACAGTGGTAGTAGAGATGGGTCTCTTGAATGGGGGAAAACTGATCAAACTATACAGCAAAGTGTTGATGCTATTGAATTCTTGACTGCCAG GTATGCGCAAAATACTCAATTGTACGCAGTGGAGTTGATTAATGAGCCACAGTCTTCAGGAGTAGCTTTGGAGACCCTCAAAGACTATTATCAAGCAGGATATAATGCAGTACGCAAGCATTCATCAAGCGCCTTTGTGATAATGTCGAATCGCCTAGGAGGTGGCGTGGACCCAAAGGAGCTGTTTCGACTAGCCAGTAACTTACAGTTGACTGTTATAGATGTCCATTATTACAACCTCTACTCTGATATGTTTAACACCATGACTCCCCAACAAAACATCGACTACGTCAACCAAAACAGGTCATCAGATTTGAGCTACATCACTACCTCTGATGGGCCGCTCACTTTTGTCG GAGAATGGGTGGCGGAATGGGTGGCAAGAGATGCAACAGAGGGTGACCTGAAGAATTATGCTAATGCACAACTGCAAGTGTACGGTGGCGCATCATTTGGATGGGCTTACTGGACGCTGAAGAATGTCAACAACCACTGGAGTCTCCAATGGATGATTCAGAATGGATATATTAACCTCACCAACTAG